A single window of Microbacterium croceum DNA harbors:
- a CDS encoding agmatinase family protein → MALSHDPLWPRAGSWPAFDGAADAVLLGVPTWRTSLSPTGAHATPAAIRDALPRYGSTLMGPPIVDLNERLRITDAGDIAEPDGDAGEAEVIARVRELTAATELVIALGGDNSLTYPVALGAQATGLVTFDAHFDLRDGVSNGTPVRRLVADIPAASPLDTARIDPARIVQIGIADFANSAAYAQRAADWGIRVITLDELRRRGIDDVVAEALEIAGTGPDPRVHLDIDVDVCDRSVAPGCPASVPGGLQAWELRALTRAVASDPRVVSADLAEVDATADTDDARTVRLAALCVLELLAGLAARS, encoded by the coding sequence ATGGCCCTCTCCCACGATCCGCTCTGGCCGCGCGCCGGCTCCTGGCCCGCGTTCGATGGTGCGGCGGATGCCGTGCTGCTCGGTGTACCGACCTGGCGCACCTCGCTCTCGCCGACCGGCGCGCATGCGACGCCCGCCGCGATCCGCGACGCGCTCCCCCGGTACGGCAGCACCCTGATGGGTCCGCCGATCGTCGACCTGAACGAGCGGCTGCGCATCACGGACGCCGGCGACATCGCCGAGCCGGACGGCGACGCAGGCGAGGCCGAGGTCATCGCGCGCGTGCGCGAGCTGACGGCGGCGACCGAGCTCGTGATCGCACTCGGCGGCGACAACTCGCTCACCTATCCCGTCGCACTCGGCGCGCAGGCGACCGGGCTGGTCACGTTCGACGCGCACTTCGATCTGCGCGACGGCGTCTCCAACGGCACGCCCGTGCGGCGCCTGGTCGCAGACATCCCCGCGGCCTCGCCCCTCGACACGGCGCGCATCGACCCCGCGCGCATCGTGCAGATCGGCATCGCGGACTTCGCCAACTCCGCCGCCTACGCCCAGCGCGCGGCGGACTGGGGCATCCGCGTGATCACGCTCGACGAGCTGCGGCGCCGCGGCATCGATGACGTGGTGGCCGAGGCCCTCGAGATCGCCGGCACGGGCCCCGACCCGCGCGTGCATCTCGACATCGACGTCGACGTGTGCGACCGTTCCGTCGCCCCCGGCTGCCCGGCCAGCGTTCCCGGCGGCCTGCAGGCGTGGGAGCTGCGCGCCCTCACCCGCGCCGTGGCGTCCGACCCGCGCGTGGTCAGCGCCGACCTGGCCGAGGTCGACGCGACCGCCGACACCGACGACGCCCGCACCGTCCGCCTCGCCGCCCTCTGCGTGCTGGAACTGCTGGCCGGGCTCGCGGCGCGCTCATGA
- a CDS encoding metal-sensitive transcriptional regulator, with protein MIEDIKKRALHRTSILEGQMRGVARMIENEEYCMDIITQSRAIQRSLESLNRLLLENHLRTHVTHMFEEGGEERDKAVLELLKAFDFDRK; from the coding sequence GTGATCGAAGACATCAAGAAGCGCGCCCTGCACCGCACCAGCATCCTCGAGGGTCAGATGCGCGGCGTCGCGCGGATGATCGAGAACGAGGAGTACTGCATGGACATCATCACGCAGTCCCGTGCCATCCAGCGCTCCCTGGAGTCCCTCAACCGTCTGCTCCTCGAGAACCATCTGCGCACCCATGTCACGCACATGTTCGAGGAGGGTGGCGAAGAGCGGGACAAGGCGGTCCTCGAACTGCTCAAGGCCTTCGACTTCGACCGCAAGTAG
- the hutH gene encoding histidine ammonia-lyase: protein MTDLAPVLVGAAPLAPADVVAVARLGAPVVIDPAALVRVAETRSVIDGLAADPHPHYGVSTGFGALATTFIAPDRRMQLQASLIRSHAAGTGPEIEREVTRGLQLLRLQTLTSGRTGVRPIVVETYAAMLNAGITPIVREYGSLGCSGDLAPLAHIALAAMGEGDVRNADGALRSAADALRAAGIEPLTLVEKEGLALINGTDGMLGTLVLALHDLQELLLTADIAAAMSIESQLGTDAVFAADLMALRPQTGQTESAANLRAFLGDSPMVASHKGPDDGRVQDAYSLRCSPQVHGAARDTMAHAAMIAGRELASVIDNPVITLDGRIESNGNFHGAPVAAVLDFLAISVADVASVSERRTDRALDPARRHGLPPFLADEVGVDSGLMIAQYASAGIVSELKRLAVPASVDSIPSSAMQEDHVSMGWAAARKLRRAIDGLGRVLAIEILTGARALDLRAPLQAGPATGAVRDLVRTVAAGPGPDRFLSPEMEAVTELVQSGAVARIAKEHTHG, encoded by the coding sequence ATGACTGATCTTGCCCCTGTTCTCGTCGGCGCCGCGCCCCTCGCGCCCGCGGATGTCGTCGCCGTCGCACGGTTGGGCGCGCCGGTCGTCATCGACCCCGCGGCCCTCGTCCGAGTCGCCGAGACCCGCAGCGTGATCGATGGCCTCGCTGCCGACCCGCATCCGCACTACGGCGTCTCGACCGGCTTCGGTGCGCTGGCGACCACCTTCATCGCGCCGGATCGCCGGATGCAGCTGCAGGCCAGCCTGATCCGGTCGCACGCGGCCGGCACCGGTCCCGAGATCGAGCGCGAGGTCACGCGCGGGCTGCAGCTGCTGCGCCTCCAGACCCTCACCTCCGGGCGCACGGGCGTACGGCCGATCGTCGTCGAGACCTACGCTGCGATGCTCAACGCCGGCATCACCCCGATCGTGCGCGAGTACGGTTCGCTCGGATGCTCCGGCGACCTCGCTCCGCTCGCCCACATCGCGCTCGCGGCGATGGGCGAAGGGGACGTCCGCAACGCAGACGGCGCACTCCGGAGTGCCGCTGATGCGCTGCGCGCCGCCGGTATCGAGCCGCTCACACTCGTCGAGAAGGAGGGCCTCGCCCTCATCAACGGCACCGATGGGATGCTCGGCACGCTGGTGCTCGCGCTGCACGACCTGCAGGAGCTGCTCCTCACCGCCGACATCGCCGCGGCCATGTCGATCGAGTCGCAGCTCGGCACCGACGCCGTGTTCGCGGCCGATCTGATGGCGCTGCGTCCGCAGACCGGACAGACGGAGTCCGCGGCGAACCTCCGAGCCTTCCTGGGTGACTCCCCGATGGTCGCCAGCCACAAGGGGCCGGATGACGGGCGCGTGCAAGACGCCTATTCGCTGCGCTGCTCACCGCAGGTGCACGGCGCCGCGCGCGACACCATGGCCCACGCCGCCATGATCGCCGGCCGTGAGCTCGCCAGCGTGATCGACAACCCGGTCATCACGCTCGACGGCCGGATCGAGTCCAACGGCAACTTCCATGGCGCGCCGGTGGCCGCGGTGCTCGACTTCCTCGCGATCTCGGTGGCTGATGTCGCGTCGGTCTCGGAGCGCCGCACGGACCGCGCCCTCGACCCCGCGCGCAGGCACGGGTTGCCGCCGTTCCTCGCCGATGAGGTGGGTGTCGACTCCGGACTCATGATCGCGCAGTACGCCTCCGCCGGCATCGTCTCCGAGCTCAAGCGCCTCGCCGTACCGGCATCCGTCGACTCGATCCCCTCTTCGGCGATGCAGGAGGATCACGTCTCGATGGGCTGGGCGGCCGCGCGCAAGCTGCGCCGCGCGATCGACGGCCTCGGCCGGGTGCTCGCGATCGAGATCCTCACCGGCGCACGCGCCCTCGATCTGCGCGCGCCGCTGCAGGCCGGTCCCGCCACCGGCGCCGTGCGCGACCTCGTGCGTACCGTGGCCGCCGGCCCCGGTCCTGACCGTTTCCTCTCGCCCGAGATGGAAGCTGTCACCGAACTCGTCCAGTCGGGCGCCGTCGCCCGCATCGCAAAGGAGCACACCCATGGTTGA
- a CDS encoding DUF445 domain-containing protein, translating to MPRTPMAMLSPSDQVRLRALRRMKAVALGALLFMAIAFVIAFMFQERQPWLAYVRAAAEGGMVGALADWFAVTALFRRPLGLPIPHTAIIPNRKDEIGRTLGEFVETNFLAAEVVRTKLSSTAIAQRAGEWLREAPHAERVGAEGATIATAILNALSDDDVRDLISDLAREHLVTPEWGPPAGAWLEKIVEADAHHGAVDLAADSIARWLEVNAESFSGLVSRRLPSWVPRLAHRFVDDTVYNEAVKFVHAVQADPHHPARLAVDGYLARLADSLQNDPATRAKLENAKASLFDSPRVGALAAEAWNTAKNGLLTALADPESGLRRRAVQALQEVGERLTTDAALQTRVDTWISDAAVFLVDRYRHDIASIITDTVERWDPAETTEKIELMVGRDLQYIRLNGTFVGALAGLAIFAIAHALIPGV from the coding sequence ATGCCGCGAACACCGATGGCGATGCTGTCTCCCTCCGACCAGGTCCGACTGCGCGCGCTGCGGCGTATGAAGGCGGTGGCGCTGGGCGCCCTGCTCTTCATGGCGATCGCGTTCGTGATCGCGTTCATGTTCCAGGAGCGCCAGCCGTGGCTGGCGTACGTCCGCGCCGCGGCCGAGGGCGGCATGGTCGGCGCGCTGGCCGACTGGTTCGCCGTGACCGCGCTGTTCCGCCGTCCGCTCGGGCTCCCCATCCCGCACACCGCGATCATCCCGAACCGCAAAGACGAGATCGGCCGCACGCTCGGCGAGTTCGTCGAGACGAACTTCCTGGCCGCCGAGGTGGTGCGCACCAAGCTGTCGAGCACCGCGATCGCCCAGCGCGCCGGCGAGTGGCTGCGCGAGGCCCCGCATGCCGAACGCGTCGGAGCGGAGGGCGCGACCATCGCCACGGCCATCCTGAACGCGCTGAGCGACGACGACGTGCGCGACCTGATCTCCGACCTCGCCCGCGAGCACCTGGTCACCCCGGAGTGGGGCCCGCCCGCCGGCGCGTGGCTGGAGAAGATCGTCGAGGCCGACGCCCATCACGGCGCCGTCGACCTCGCCGCCGACAGCATCGCGCGCTGGCTGGAGGTCAACGCGGAGTCGTTCAGCGGGCTGGTCTCGCGCCGCCTTCCCTCCTGGGTGCCGCGCCTCGCCCACCGCTTCGTCGACGACACGGTCTACAACGAGGCCGTGAAGTTCGTGCACGCCGTGCAGGCCGACCCGCACCACCCCGCGCGACTCGCGGTCGACGGGTACCTGGCACGACTGGCCGACAGTCTGCAGAACGACCCCGCCACCCGCGCCAAGCTCGAGAACGCGAAGGCGTCGCTGTTCGACAGCCCCCGCGTCGGAGCCCTCGCCGCGGAGGCGTGGAACACGGCGAAGAACGGTTTGCTCACCGCCCTCGCCGACCCCGAGAGCGGCTTGCGCCGCCGGGCCGTGCAGGCGCTGCAGGAGGTGGGCGAGCGTCTCACCACGGATGCCGCGCTGCAGACCCGGGTCGACACCTGGATCTCGGATGCCGCGGTCTTCCTGGTAGACCGCTACCGCCACGACATCGCCTCGATCATCACCGACACCGTCGAGCGCTGGGACCCCGCCGAGACGACCGAGAAGATCGAGCTCATGGTCGGCCGCGACCTGCAGTACATCCGCCTGAACGGCACGTTCGTGGGTGCCCTCGCCGGCCTCGCGATCTTCGCCATCGCCCACGCCCTGATCCCTGGAGTCTGA
- a CDS encoding glutamine synthetase family protein: MAKPVGRSLHHDDGSEKMSGNLSIEQLDAGIAAGEIDTVIVAFADAQGRLVGKRVSARLFQEDILHHGAEACDYLLSVDVDMNTVDGYAMSGWNRGYGDMVLRPDVATLRRMPWLEGSVLIMADLVWQNGEPVGPSPRAILDRQRDRLAERGWTAFSGTELEFIVFENTYRDAWARKYEGLTPATDYNVDYNLQASTRMEPLLRDIRLGMDGAGLYCEGVKGECNLGQQEIAFRYAEVRETADQHVIYKNGAKEIAAQHGQSLTFMAKFNEREGNSCHIHLSLRAEDGTPVMAGDGEHGFSPVMEHWIAGILATLREFTLLYAPNINSYKRFAKGSFAPTGVAWGIDNRTCALRVIGSGSGLRVENRVPGGDVNPYMGISAIIAGGLYGIENELALPERFEGNAYEAGVDHLPTTLREAAQLFSESRIAREAFGDDVVDHYLNQARIELEAYDAAVTDWERVRGFERL, encoded by the coding sequence ATGGCGAAGCCGGTCGGTCGATCGCTTCACCACGACGACGGGAGCGAGAAGATGTCGGGAAACCTCAGCATCGAGCAGCTGGATGCCGGCATCGCCGCCGGCGAGATCGACACGGTGATCGTGGCCTTCGCCGATGCGCAGGGGAGACTGGTGGGCAAGCGGGTCTCCGCGCGCCTGTTCCAGGAGGACATCCTGCATCACGGCGCCGAGGCCTGCGACTATCTGCTCTCGGTCGATGTCGACATGAACACGGTCGACGGCTACGCGATGTCGGGGTGGAACCGCGGCTACGGCGACATGGTGCTGCGCCCCGACGTCGCCACCCTGCGGCGGATGCCATGGCTCGAGGGCAGCGTGCTGATCATGGCCGACCTGGTCTGGCAGAACGGCGAGCCCGTCGGGCCCTCGCCGCGCGCGATCCTCGACCGGCAGCGCGACCGGCTCGCCGAACGCGGATGGACGGCGTTCTCGGGCACAGAGCTCGAGTTCATCGTGTTCGAGAACACCTACCGCGACGCCTGGGCGCGCAAGTACGAGGGGTTGACGCCGGCCACCGACTACAACGTCGACTACAACCTGCAGGCCTCGACCCGCATGGAGCCGTTGCTGCGCGACATCCGCCTCGGGATGGACGGTGCGGGTCTCTACTGCGAGGGCGTGAAGGGCGAGTGCAACCTCGGCCAGCAGGAGATCGCGTTCCGCTACGCCGAGGTGCGCGAGACGGCCGACCAGCACGTGATCTACAAGAACGGTGCGAAGGAGATCGCCGCTCAGCACGGGCAGTCGCTCACCTTCATGGCGAAGTTCAACGAGCGCGAGGGCAACAGCTGCCACATCCACCTGTCTTTGCGCGCCGAGGACGGGACTCCGGTCATGGCCGGCGACGGCGAACACGGCTTCAGCCCCGTCATGGAGCACTGGATCGCCGGCATCCTGGCCACCCTGCGCGAGTTCACGCTGCTCTACGCCCCCAACATCAACTCCTACAAGCGTTTCGCCAAGGGCAGCTTCGCGCCCACCGGCGTGGCCTGGGGCATCGACAACCGCACCTGCGCGCTGCGCGTGATCGGCAGCGGATCGGGGCTGCGGGTCGAGAACCGGGTGCCCGGCGGCGACGTGAACCCGTACATGGGCATCTCGGCGATCATCGCCGGCGGCCTGTACGGCATCGAGAACGAGCTGGCCCTGCCCGAGCGCTTCGAGGGCAACGCCTATGAGGCCGGCGTCGACCATCTGCCGACGACGCTGCGCGAGGCCGCGCAGCTCTTCA
- a CDS encoding amino acid permease: MSGQNSGARKVAGATYTRAGSEYFEKRTLKRSAGVWGLWGLAVAAVISGDFSGWNFGIDFAGFGGMLIAFVILVVMYYGMIFAIGEMAAAMPHTGGAYSFARSAMGPWGGLVTGAAETIEYVATTAVIVYFSASYANGITSELLGLELPGWAWYLILYIVFIALNSAGAAISFRFAIVVSIISIGIILVFSLMAIFSGAFSWDALWDIVPDEGQTEFLPHGVLPILFALPFAMWFFLGIEELPLAAEESHNPTRDIPKAGFWARGTLIVTGLLVLFLNTGVIGAEATGKAGEPLLDGFRAIVGDQLAAVLALFALIGLLASLQGIMFAYGRNMYSLSRAGYYPRFLSLTGKRQTPWVALVVGAAIGFVALIVLDVLAAVDAEGAGTVAGAIVLNIAVWGAVLAYGLQLISFMILRKKYPHVDRPYRSPWGIPGAAVALVIAALIFVGFLLNPTFGPAIVAIAIVYVVILLGFALFFRHRLVLSPEEEYALSGGSHGDPQAEGYDAMEGEVFGSGK; this comes from the coding sequence ATGTCTGGACAGAACAGCGGTGCCCGCAAGGTCGCCGGAGCGACCTATACACGCGCCGGCAGTGAATACTTCGAGAAACGGACCCTCAAGCGGTCGGCCGGGGTCTGGGGCCTGTGGGGCCTCGCCGTCGCCGCCGTGATCTCCGGCGACTTCTCCGGCTGGAACTTCGGCATCGACTTCGCCGGCTTCGGCGGCATGCTGATCGCCTTCGTGATCCTCGTGGTCATGTACTACGGCATGATCTTCGCGATCGGGGAGATGGCGGCCGCGATGCCGCACACCGGCGGCGCGTATTCGTTCGCACGCTCTGCGATGGGCCCATGGGGCGGCCTGGTGACGGGAGCCGCGGAGACCATCGAGTACGTCGCGACCACGGCGGTGATCGTCTACTTCTCGGCGTCGTATGCGAACGGCATCACGAGCGAACTGCTGGGTCTCGAGCTGCCGGGGTGGGCCTGGTACCTCATCCTCTACATCGTCTTCATCGCCCTGAACTCGGCGGGAGCGGCGATCTCGTTCCGCTTTGCGATCGTGGTCTCGATCATCTCGATCGGCATCATCCTGGTGTTCTCGCTGATGGCGATCTTCTCCGGCGCATTCAGCTGGGATGCGCTGTGGGACATCGTCCCCGACGAGGGGCAGACCGAGTTCCTACCGCACGGCGTGCTGCCGATCCTGTTCGCGCTGCCCTTCGCGATGTGGTTCTTCCTCGGCATCGAGGAGCTGCCGCTCGCGGCCGAGGAGTCGCACAACCCGACGCGCGACATCCCGAAGGCCGGATTCTGGGCCCGCGGCACGCTCATCGTCACCGGGCTCCTGGTGCTCTTCCTCAACACGGGTGTCATCGGCGCCGAGGCGACGGGCAAGGCCGGGGAGCCGCTGCTCGACGGCTTCCGCGCGATCGTCGGAGACCAGCTCGCCGCCGTGCTCGCGCTGTTCGCGCTGATCGGTCTGCTCGCCTCGCTGCAGGGCATCATGTTCGCCTACGGCCGCAACATGTACTCGCTGTCCCGCGCCGGCTACTACCCGCGCTTCCTGTCGCTGACCGGCAAGCGCCAGACCCCGTGGGTCGCCCTCGTCGTGGGTGCCGCGATCGGCTTCGTCGCTCTCATCGTGCTCGACGTCCTCGCCGCGGTCGACGCCGAGGGCGCAGGTACCGTGGCCGGTGCGATCGTGCTGAACATCGCCGTCTGGGGCGCCGTGCTCGCCTACGGCCTCCAGCTGATCTCGTTCATGATCCTCCGCAAGAAGTACCCGCACGTCGACCGCCCGTACCGCAGCCCGTGGGGCATTCCCGGTGCCGCCGTCGCACTGGTGATCGCGGCGCTGATCTTCGTGGGCTTCCTGCTCAACCCGACGTTCGGTCCCGCCATCGTCGCGATCGCGATCGTCTACGTGGTGATCCTGCTCGGGTTCGCGCTGTTCTTCCGCCACCGCCTCGTGCTCTCCCCCGAAGAGGAATACGCGCTGTCGGGCGGTTCGCACGGCGACCCGCAGGCCGAAGGCTACGACGCGATGGAGGGCGAGGTGTTCGGCAGCGGCAAGTGA
- the hutU gene encoding urocanate hydratase gives MVESAAAESPATGPRVVRAARGNQRTAKSWGAEAAKRMLMNNLDPEVAEHPEDLVVYGGTGKAARSWEAYDAIVRTLDELEPDETLLVQSGKPVGVFRTHEWAPRVLIANSNLVGDWATWPEFRKLEELGLIMYGQMTAGSWIYIGTQGILQGTYETFAAVARSLGRDSLRGTLTLTGGAGGMGGAQPLAVTLNDGAVLIVDVDESRLARRVEHGYLDEYTTDLDAAVARVVAAKDAGEALSVGVVGNAAEVFPELRRRGVPIDVVTDQTSAHDPLAYLPVGITVADWKAEAERDPEEFTRRARESMAAHVAAMVAFQDAGAAVFDYGNSIRREAELGGFDRAFEFPGFVPAYIRPQFEEGRGPFRWAALSGDPEDIYKTDRAIAELFPEDAALHRWLEKAGEKVHFEGLPARICWLGYKERHLAGLKFNEMVASGELSAPIVIGRDHLDSGSVASPYRETEAMKDGSDAIADWPLLNALLNTASGASWVSLHHGGGVGIGRSIHAGQVTVADGSALAAEKLERVLTNDPGTGVMRHVDAGYEHAREVARDRGLTIPML, from the coding sequence ATGGTTGAGTCCGCCGCAGCTGAGTCCCCCGCAACCGGTCCTCGCGTCGTCCGCGCCGCGCGCGGCAACCAGCGCACCGCCAAGAGCTGGGGCGCCGAGGCCGCCAAGCGCATGCTGATGAACAACCTCGATCCCGAGGTCGCCGAGCACCCCGAAGACCTGGTCGTCTACGGCGGCACGGGCAAGGCCGCACGCAGCTGGGAAGCGTACGACGCGATCGTGCGCACGCTCGACGAGCTCGAGCCGGACGAGACGCTCCTGGTGCAGTCCGGCAAGCCGGTCGGCGTGTTCCGCACGCACGAGTGGGCACCGCGCGTGCTGATCGCCAACTCCAACCTGGTCGGCGACTGGGCGACGTGGCCCGAGTTCCGCAAGCTCGAAGAGCTCGGTCTCATCATGTACGGGCAGATGACTGCCGGGTCCTGGATCTACATCGGCACCCAGGGCATCCTGCAGGGCACCTACGAGACCTTCGCCGCGGTGGCGCGGTCGCTCGGCCGTGACTCTCTGCGCGGCACCCTCACCCTCACCGGTGGCGCCGGCGGCATGGGCGGCGCGCAGCCTCTGGCGGTGACGCTCAACGACGGGGCGGTGCTGATCGTCGATGTCGACGAATCGCGGCTGGCGCGTCGCGTGGAGCACGGCTATCTCGACGAGTACACGACCGATCTCGACGCCGCCGTGGCCCGCGTGGTCGCGGCCAAGGATGCCGGCGAGGCGCTCTCGGTGGGCGTGGTCGGCAATGCCGCCGAGGTCTTTCCCGAGCTGCGGCGTCGCGGCGTGCCGATCGACGTCGTGACCGATCAGACCAGCGCGCACGACCCGCTGGCGTATCTGCCGGTCGGCATCACGGTCGCGGACTGGAAGGCCGAGGCGGAGCGCGACCCGGAGGAGTTCACCCGCCGGGCCCGCGAGTCGATGGCTGCGCACGTCGCCGCGATGGTGGCGTTCCAGGATGCCGGAGCCGCGGTGTTCGACTACGGCAACTCGATCCGTCGCGAGGCCGAGCTGGGCGGCTTCGACCGGGCGTTCGAGTTCCCGGGCTTCGTGCCGGCGTACATCCGCCCGCAGTTCGAGGAGGGACGCGGACCGTTCCGCTGGGCCGCGCTGTCGGGCGACCCCGAGGACATCTACAAGACCGACCGTGCGATCGCCGAGCTGTTCCCCGAGGACGCCGCGCTGCATCGCTGGCTCGAGAAGGCCGGCGAGAAGGTGCACTTCGAGGGGCTGCCCGCACGCATCTGCTGGCTCGGCTACAAGGAGCGGCACCTCGCCGGGCTCAAGTTCAACGAGATGGTGGCGTCGGGCGAGCTGTCGGCGCCCATCGTGATCGGTCGGGACCACTTGGACTCCGGTTCGGTCGCCTCGCCGTACCGCGAGACCGAGGCCATGAAGGACGGCTCCGATGCGATCGCCGACTGGCCGCTGCTGAATGCCCTGCTGAACACGGCATCCGGTGCGTCGTGGGTCTCGCTGCACCACGGCGGCGGCGTCGGGATCGGCCGCTCGATCCATGCCGGCCAGGTCACGGTCGCCGACGGCTCCGCGCTCGCAGCCGAGAAGCTCGAGCGCGTGCTCACGAACGACCCCGGCACCGGCGTCATGCGCCACGTCGACGCCGGATACGAGCACGCTCGGGAGGTCGCGCGCGATCGCGGCCTCACGATCCCGATGCTCTGA
- the hutI gene encoding imidazolonepropionase, translating to MTTLITNIGELTTNVVVDGDPCGTLTDAAVLIDDGRIAWVGAAADAPVADETVDAAGAAVIPGFVDSHSHLVFGGDRAAEFEARMAGQKYAAGGIRSTVAATRAASDDELRARLRGFLDEMLAQGTTSVEIKSGYGLSVVDEERLVRLAAEVTPEVTFLGAHVVPGEYADHPDEYVDLVTGPMLDACAPYSRWIDVFCESGAFTVPQSRRVLKAGIARGLAPRVHASQLGPGEGVQLAVELGAASIDHGTYLTDDDIAALAASDTVLTLLPGVEFSTRQPYPDARRLIEAGVTVALACDTNPGSSFTSSMPFCIAIAVRDMGMTPAEAVWAATAGGARALRRDDVGVIAPGSRADLVLLDAPTRIHLAYRPGVPLVRTVWKDGVAVV from the coding sequence ATGACCACGCTCATCACGAACATCGGCGAACTGACGACCAACGTCGTCGTCGATGGCGATCCGTGCGGGACCCTGACGGATGCGGCGGTGCTCATCGACGACGGCCGCATCGCCTGGGTCGGTGCGGCCGCGGATGCGCCCGTCGCGGACGAGACCGTGGATGCTGCGGGCGCGGCCGTGATCCCCGGCTTCGTCGACAGCCACAGCCACCTGGTGTTCGGCGGAGACCGGGCCGCGGAGTTCGAGGCGCGCATGGCGGGGCAGAAGTACGCCGCCGGTGGCATCCGCTCCACCGTGGCCGCGACGAGGGCCGCGAGCGACGATGAGCTGCGCGCGCGACTGCGCGGTTTCCTCGACGAGATGCTCGCGCAGGGGACCACGAGCGTCGAGATCAAGAGCGGCTATGGGCTCAGCGTGGTCGACGAGGAACGACTTGTGCGGCTGGCGGCCGAGGTCACGCCCGAGGTCACCTTCCTCGGCGCGCACGTGGTGCCGGGGGAGTACGCCGATCACCCCGACGAGTACGTCGACCTGGTCACAGGGCCGATGCTCGATGCCTGCGCGCCGTACTCCCGATGGATCGACGTGTTCTGCGAGAGCGGTGCGTTCACGGTGCCGCAGTCCCGGCGGGTGCTCAAGGCGGGGATCGCCCGCGGCCTCGCTCCGCGCGTGCACGCCAGCCAGCTCGGACCCGGCGAGGGCGTGCAACTCGCGGTCGAGCTGGGCGCGGCCTCGATCGATCACGGCACCTATCTGACCGACGACGACATCGCGGCGCTCGCGGCCTCCGACACCGTGCTCACCCTGCTCCCCGGGGTCGAGTTCTCGACGCGGCAGCCGTATCCCGATGCGCGCCGGTTGATCGAGGCCGGCGTCACCGTGGCGCTGGCGTGCGACACGAACCCCGGGTCGAGCTTCACCTCATCCATGCCGTTCTGCATCGCGATCGCGGTGCGCGACATGGGGATGACGCCGGCCGAGGCCGTGTGGGCGGCGACTGCGGGCGGGGCCAGGGCGCTCCGCCGTGACGACGTGGGCGTGATCGCGCCGGGATCTCGCGCCGACCTGGTGCTGCTGGATGCTCCGACGCGCATCCACCTCGCCTACCGGCCCGGCGTGCCGCTGGTGCGCACGGTCTGGAAGGACGGCGTCGCCGTCGTGTGA
- a CDS encoding AAA family ATPase has translation MRIVVSGTHGSGKSTLIADFHAAHPHYRVLGDPFEDLDLDDPSSEASFAAQLRLTAARLEATADATDVIAERGPLDFLAYLTALDRLGRSGGSLLARATQIVERSLATVDLVAVVPLDAARPIRVPAEEDPELREAMDDVLLELLDDLEQDGAVRRSLVITGDPVRRLQALSDAVR, from the coding sequence ATGAGGATCGTCGTCTCGGGCACGCACGGGAGCGGCAAGAGCACCCTCATCGCGGACTTTCACGCCGCGCATCCGCACTACCGCGTGCTGGGCGATCCCTTCGAGGACCTCGACCTCGATGATCCCTCCAGCGAGGCGAGCTTCGCCGCGCAGCTGCGACTCACCGCCGCCCGCCTGGAGGCGACGGCCGATGCGACCGATGTGATCGCGGAGCGCGGGCCCCTGGACTTCCTCGCCTACCTGACCGCGTTGGACCGGCTGGGACGCAGCGGTGGTTCCCTGCTGGCACGGGCGACGCAGATCGTCGAGCGGTCGCTGGCGACGGTGGATCTGGTCGCGGTCGTCCCCCTGGATGCCGCGCGTCCGATCCGAGTCCCCGCTGAGGAGGACCCGGAGCTTCGCGAGGCCATGGATGACGTGCTCCTCGAGCTGCTCGATGACCTGGAGCAGGACGGCGCGGTACGACGGAGCCTGGTGATCACCGGCGATCCGGTGCGACGTCTGCAGGCTCTGAGCGACGCCGTCCGGTGA